Proteins from one Drosophila gunungcola strain Sukarami chromosome 3R, Dgunungcola_SK_2, whole genome shotgun sequence genomic window:
- the LOC128256294 gene encoding aminoacylase-1-like: MSSSKWESDEEIQYFREYLRIPSVHPNPDYEPCLAFLRGQAEQLDLPMAVYYPANDQNPVAILTWEGLEPELPSILLNSHMDVVPVFPENWTHPPFGAEIDEEGRIFARGTQDMKCVGMQYLAAIRALKRNGARLKRTIHISFVSDEEMGGRFGMRPFVTTDEFVALNVGFGMDEGLASPGEDIPLFYAERSVWRVYFHISGTAGHGSLLLAHTAGEKLNYIVGKMMELRKVQVQRLQNNPELVIGDVTTINLTKVSGGVQSNVVPPLLMVAFDCRLALDVDHQEFEADLNKWCDDVGGGIEITYEQKQPKVPPTAIDDSNPFWLAFKEATEELKLSIKPQIFTGGTDSRYIRQVGIPALGFSPMNNTPVLLHDHDEFIRADTYLRGVEIFQKIISNVANV; the protein is encoded by the exons ATGTCATCCAGCAAGTGGGAATCTGATGAGGAGATCCAGTATTTCCGCGAGTATCTGCGCATTCCGAGTGTTCATCCCAATCCGGATTACG AGCCATGCCTCGCCTTTCTCAGGGGTCAGGCCGAGCAGTTGGATCTGCCAATGGCGGTATACTATCCAGCAAATGATCAGAATCCCGTGGCCATTCTGACATGGGAAGGCCTTGAGCCCGAGTTGCCCAGCATTCTGCTGAACTCCCACATGGATGTAGTTCCCGTGTTCCCAGAAAATTGGACCCACCCACCGTTTGGAGCCGAAATCGATGAGGAGGGTCGTATTTTCGCCAGGGGCACACAAGACATGAAGTGCGTGGGAATGCAGTATCTGGCAGCGATTAGAGCGCTGAAAAGAAATGGAGCGAGACTTAAACGAACTATCCACATATCCTTTGTGTCGG ATGAGGAAATGGGCGGTCGTTTTGGAATGCGGCCCTTTGTGACCACCGATGAATTCGTTGCCCTCAATGTGGGATTTGGAATGGATGAGGGCTTGGCATCACCCGGCGAGGACATTCCTCTGTTCTACGCAGAGCGGTCCGTGTGGC GTGTTTATTTCCACATCAGTGGCACTGCCGGTCATGGATCCCTTCTGCTGGCCCACACGGCAGGCGAAAAGCTAAACTACATAGTTGGAAAGATGATGGAGTTGCGTAAAGTTCAGGTCCAGAGACTGCAGAATAATCCAGAGTTGGTCATTGGCGATGTGACGACCATTAATTTGACCAAAGTCAGTGGCGGAGTGCAGAGCAATGTGGTGCCCCCTTTGCTGATGGTGGCCTTCGATTGCCGCTTGGCTCTGGATGTGGATCATCAGGAGTTTGAAGCTGAT CTTAACAAATGGTGTGACGACGTGGGCGGTGGCATCGAAATAACCTACGAGCAAAAGCAGCCCAAAGTTCCGCCCACTGCAATCGATGATAGTAATCCCTTTTGGCTGGCTTTCAAGGAAGCAACCGAAGAGTT GAAACTCTCCATCAAACCGCAGATTTTTACTGGTGGAACTGACAGCCGATATATTCGTCAGGTTGGCATACCAGCTTTAGGCTTCTCCCCCATGAACAATACTCCCGTACTTCTCCACGATCACGACGAGTTTATCAGGGCGGACACCTATCTAAGGGGTGTGGAGATATTTCAGAAAATTATAAGCAACGTAGCTAATGTTTAG
- the LOC128256300 gene encoding phytanoyl-CoA dioxygenase domain-containing protein 1: MHSKLLDELNENGYIVIEDFLTPEEVDSLFQAGRALCLDAPQNNRKIFSTIKQEDAQGKEMYFMESGDKVRYFFEKGAVGEEGQLLVDPMIALNKVGHALHVEHPTFNAITFSNRVREICWQLNYNKPAVCQSMYIYKNPGVGGEVTPHQDSWFLHTDPNSAVGFWMALEDCTLQNGCLQFIKGSHKSGVHRRYLRNPDKDASELMVYDRAAPIYPQSSFTPMQVSKGTCILIHGNVVHKSEPNRSQKSRHAYTFHVIETENNVKYSEDNWLQAPKDKPFPVLFERKA; encoded by the exons ATGCATAGCAAATTGTTGGACGAG CTGAACGAGAATGGCTATATTGTCATCGAGGACTTCCTCACGCCCGAGGAAGTGGACTCCCTGTTCCAGGCGGGAAGGGCCCTGTGCCTGGATGCCCCGCAGAACAACAGGAAGATCTTCAGCACCATAAAGCAGGAGGATGCCCAGGGCAAGGAGATGTACTTCATGGAGTCCGGGGACAAGGTGCGCTACTTCTTCGAGAAGGGGGCGGTGGGCGAGGAGGGTCAGCTGTTGGTGGACCCCATGATTGCCCTGAACAAAGTGGGCCACGCCCTGCATGTGGAGCATCCCACCTTCAATGCGATCACATTCAGCAACCGTGTTCGCGAGATCTGCTGGCAGTTGAACTACAATAAGCCCGCCGTCTGCCAGAGCATGTACATCTACAAGAATCCCGGAGTGGGCGGCGAAGTGACGCCCCATCAGGACTCGTGGTTCCTGCACACGGACCCCAACTCGGCGGTGGGCTTCTGGATGGCCCTCGAGGACTGCACCCTGCAGAACGGCTGTCTGCAGTTCATCAAGGGATCGCACAAGAGCGGCGTCCACAGGCGGTACCTGCGCAATCCCGACAAGGACGCCAGCGAACTGATGGTCTACGATCGGGCAGCTCCCATCTATCCCCAGTCCAGCTTCACGCCGATGCAAGTCTCTAAAG GCACTTGCATCCTCATCCATGGAAACGTGGTGCACAAAAGTGAGCCGAATCGATCGCAGAAGAGTCGCCACGCCTACACTTTCCACGTCATAGAGACTGAGAATAACGTCAAGTATTCAGAGGACAATTGGCTGCAGGCGCCGAAGGACAAGCCATTCCCCGTCCTTTTTGAGCGCAAGGCCTGA